The Oncorhynchus gorbuscha isolate QuinsamMale2020 ecotype Even-year linkage group LG06, OgorEven_v1.0, whole genome shotgun sequence sequence ACTAGTTACGCTATCAAAACAGTCCCAAATAAACTGCAGTCACTGACACACAGGCTTCAATACAATGAGACCCATCCTCTGTCCGGCAATAGATAAGTGATCGAGGAGGGTCAAGTTAGTAGGTGAATGTAAAGGTCCTCCCCTCAAGAGTATAGTCGTGTCCTTCACAGTGGATTCAAAAACTCTTCTTCTGGAAAGTAAAAACCATGTACCTACGGTAAAACGGTATGCTACATATCATTAGATCTAAAATGTCTAGCTTTATTAGTTATTGGACACTTGTAAAACATCATTTGCCTGATGAACTTGCGAGTGGAGGAGGAGCTTTCATACAAATGCCATGTTTCCTCATCGCCCTCCGAAAGATTAGTCAGTGGTCTGGTCTGTTTTAGTTGACTGATTCTAAACCGCTTCctttcctgcctctcctccctgATTGGACGGGACACTCGATGAAAGCAATAGGTTAGCAGCGTAAATTGTAAACACAGTCTACTTTGAAGATGCCTCTGGGTCAGCATACTATGGGGACAGTATCACTAATGCTACaatcctttttttttttaaacagccagTCAATCCAGAAGAATTGTCAAAATTTCACCAGAAAAAAAAAATACTATGCAGTTTTTGTACAAATagctatttttatttattgaaaGGTCACCCCAATCCACAGCCCCCCACAGTGCAATCCATAACCATCTTGTAGTGGAGCCCATTTCATGTCCTTCCCCTGTTCCATTGGAATGTTCTTCTGTATTGATATAacaatctgacacacacacacacacacacagggagaagaAAAGACAAAACACTATGGTGAATGAGTTAACTTTAAAAAGGTAGATCTAGGGACATGACCATAAGGGTGATTTATGACAGGAACAAAGATTAGAGGCACAACTATTTGAGATTTGTCACGCAGATAGCACGTCGCTAGAGAGAGCCGCAATCTCAGTAGCCTACCGGTGTGATTCTTGCAGCCTCTTGCGTCACACGCTCTGTTTGTGCCACTGTTTGTGATAACGTCATATCACATGAGTCTGTTTTTAAAATGGTTCTGAtttgtattgttgagtgttgTAACGTTTTCTGAATCTGGAAACTTGTGCATGTCCTCGAAAGAGCCATTCATTTTTTTTTGCAGCAATCACAAACAAGGATAACCTGTCAGTTGCACAACACATGCATTCAACCGAAACATTGaacccaacccttctgaatcagagaggttagggagctgcctttaaaaaaaaaatatttataaaaaaaaaatcgGCAAcctggggagcagttgttgttaaCGGCCTTACTCAAGGGATGAACAGCAGATTTTCCCACCTTGCCGGTTCGGGGAttaaaacccagcccttttcagTTACTGTCTCAACGTTCTAACCGCTACGCAGCCACATTTTAaagaagatttttttttttttttaaacgatccAAGTCGCCATGATCCTTACCCGTCAGACATAGATGCCCTGATCCTTACCCGTCAGACATAGATGCCCTGATCCTTACCCGTCAGACATAGATGCCCTGATCCTTACCCGTCAGACATAGATGCCCTGATCCTTACCCGTCAGACATAGATGCCCTGATCCTTACCCGTCAGACATAGATGCCCTGATCCCTACCCGTCAGACATAGATGCCCTGATCCTTACCCGTCAGACATAGATGCCCTGATCCTTACCCGTCAGACATAGATGCCCTGTACCCGTCAGACATAGATGCCCTGATCCTTACCCGTCAGACATAGATGCCCTGATCCTTACCCGTCAGACATAGATGCCCTGATCCTTACCCGTCAGACATAGATGCCCTGATCCTTACCCGTCAGACATAGATGCCCTGATCCTTACCCGTCAGACATAGATGCCGAcccacagtaacagaaacagcacTCCGAAGCCCATGAAGAGCGACGCCACCAGGGAGATGAGCAGCTCTTTGAACACGTCTCTGGTGTATTTAGTGGACGTTACCTCGTAGCTGAGAGAAAAGTTAAGGTGTTAaacaaaacaggtaacgctcaggtcaggtggtctcaaaacaggtaacgctcagatcaggtggtctcaaaacaggtaacgctcaggtcaggtggtctcaaaacaggtaacgctcaggtcaggtggtctcaaaacaggtaacgctcaggtcaggtggtctcaaaacaggtaacgctcaggtcaggtggtctcaaaacaggtaacgctcaggtcaggtggtctcaaaacaggtaacgctcaggtcaggtggtctcaaaacaggtaacgctcaggtcaggtggtctcaaaacaggtaacgctcaggtcaggtggtctcaaaacaggtaacgctcaggtcaggtggtctcaaaacaggtaacgctcaggtcaggtggtctcaaaacaggtaacgctcagatcaggtggtctcaaaacaggtaacgctcagatcaggtggtctcaaaacaggtaacgctcaggtcaggtggtctcaaaacaggtaacgctcagatcaggtggtctcaaaacaggtaacgctcagatcaggtggtctcaaaacaggtaacgctcaggtcaggtggtctcaaaacaggtaacgctcaggtggtctcaaaacaggtaacgctcaggtggtctcaaaacaggtaacgctcaggtggtctcaaaacaggtaacgctcaggtggtctcaaaacaggtaacgctcaggtggtctcaaaacaggtaacgctcaggtggtctcaaaacaggtaacgctcaggtggtctcaaaacaggtaacgctcaggtggtctcaaaacaggtaacgctcagctcaggtggtctcaaaacaggtaacgctcagctcaggtggtctcaaaacaggtaacgctcagctcaggtggtctcaaaacaggtaacgctcaggtcaggtggtctcaaaacaggtaacgctcaggtcaAACAGGTACGCTCAGGTCAGGTGGCTCAggtcaggtggtctcaaaacaggtaacgctcaggtcaggtggtctcaaaacaggtaacgctcaggtcaggtggtctcaaaacaggtaacgctcaggtcaggtggtctcaaaacaggtaacgctcaggtcaggtggtctcaaaacaggtaacgctcaggtcaggtggtctcaaaacaggtaacgctcaggtcaggtggtctcaaaacaggtaacgctcaggtcaggtggtctcaaaacaggtaacgctcaggtcaggtggtctcaaaacaggtaacgctcaggtcaggtggtctcaaaacaggtaacgctcaggtcaggtggtctcaaaacaggtaacgctcaggtcaggtggtctcaaaacaggtaacgctcaggtcaggtggtctcaaaacaggtaacgctcaggtcaggtggtctcaaaacaggtaacgctcaggtggtctcaaaacaggtaacgctcaggtcaggtggtctcaaaacaggtaacgctcaggtggtctcaaaacaggtaacgctcaggtggtctcaaaacaggtaacgctcaggtggtctcaaaacaggtaacgctcaggtggtctcaaaacaggtaacgctcaggtggtctcaaaacaggtaacgctcaggtggtctcaaaacaggtaacgctcaggtggtctcaaaacaggtaacgctcaggtggtctcaaaacaggtaacgctcaggtggtctcaaaacaggtaacgctcaggtggtctcaaaacaggtaacgctcaggtggtctcaaaacaggtaacgctcaggtggtctcaaaacaggtaacgctcaggtggtctcaaaacaggtaacgctcaggtggtctcaaaacaggtaacgctcaggtggtctcaaaacaggtaacgctcaggtggtctcaaaacaggtaacgctcaggtggtctcaaaacaggtaacgctcaggtggtctcaaaacaggtaacgctcaggtggtctcaaaacaggtaacgctcaggtggtctcaaaacaggtaacgctcaggtggtctcaaaacaggtaacgctcaggtggtctcaaaacaggtaacgctcaggtggtctcaaaacaggtaacgctcaggtggtctcaaaacaggtaacgctcaggtggtctcaaaacaggtaacgctcaggtggtctcaaaacaggtaacgctcaggtggtctcaaaacaggtaacgctcaggtggtctcaacaggtaacgctcaggtggtctctcaacaggtaacgctcaggtggtctctcaacaggtaacgctcaggtggtctctcaacaggtaacgctcaggtggtctctcaaaaggtaacgctcaggtggtctctcaacaggtaacgctcaggtggtctcaacaggtaacgctcaggtggtctctcaacaggtaacgctcaggtggtctctcaacaggtaacgctcaggtggtctctcaacaggtaacgctcaggtggtctctcaacaggtaacgctcaggtggtctctcaacaggtaacgctcaggtggtctctcaacaggtaacgctcaggtggtctcaacaggtaacgctcaggtggtctcaacaggtaacgctcaggtggtctcaacaggtaacgctcaggtggtctcaacaggtaacgctcaggtggtctcaacaggtaacgctcaggtggtctctcaacaggtaacgctcaggtggtctcaacaggtaacgctcaggtggtctctcaacaggtaacgctcaggtggtctcaacaggtaacgctcaggtggtctctcAGGTAAACAGGTGGTAACaggctcaggtggtctcaaaacaggtaacgctcaggtggtctcaaaacaggtaacgctcaggtggtctcaaaacaggtaacaggtggtctcaaaacgctcaggtggtctcaaaacaggtaacgctcaggtggtctcaaaacaggtaacgctcaggtggtctcaaaacaggtaacg is a genomic window containing:
- the LOC124037449 gene encoding transmembrane protein 258, encoding MELEAMTRYTSPVNPAVFPHLTVVLLAIGMFFTAWFFVYEVTSTKYTRDVFKELLISLVASLFMGFGVLFLLLWVGIYV